The Vespula vulgaris chromosome 2, iyVesVulg1.1, whole genome shotgun sequence genome has a segment encoding these proteins:
- the LOC127073013 gene encoding chymotrypsin inhibitor-like gives MSRVIFALLVLVAIASANPLQRTNCGENEEFVTCGSACEPSCGVTKDICTLQCIIGCQCKEGYLRSGNGACVSPNTC, from the exons ATGTCTCGCGTCATTTTCGCTCTCCTTGTTCTTGTGGCTATTGCTTCTGCCA ACCCATTACAGCGAACCAATTGTGGGGAAAATGAGGAATTTGTGACCTGTGGTTCAGCTTGTGAACCTTCTTGTGGTGTTACAAAAGATATTTGTACTTTG CAATGCATAATAGGCTGTCAATGTAAAGAAGGATACCTTAGATCTGGTAACGGCGCATGCGTTTCTCCCAATAcctgttaa
- the LOC127073009 gene encoding inducible metalloproteinase inhibitor protein-like gives MSRILSISFVILTMTLFGIVNITYSKNLVCNRPNEIYACGSACQTECKTLGEACPIVNIKCNDACYCKENYARDDKGNCIPICDCPPKNNQ, from the exons ATGTCGCGcattttatcaatttcattCGTCATTTTGACGATGACTCTGTTTG GTATAGTAAACATTACATATAGTAAGAATCTAGTCTGTAATCGACCCAATGAAATCTACGCATGTGGTTCAGCTTGTCAGACGGAGTGCAAAACTCTTGGAGAGGCTTGTCCTATAgttaatatt aAATGTAACGATGCTTGTTATTGTAAAGAAAACTACGCTAGAGACGACAAAGGAAACTGTATACCTATTTGTGATTGCCCTCCTAAGAATAATCAGTAA